CAGAAAACACATGCTTATCATCAAAAACTGCGCCAAAACATCGGCAAATAGAGATTGCGCCCCACCACGCCGAAGCGGTCGATGCTATTGGCCTGGGTGGCGGCGGTCAGGCTGAAGGCGGCGCCGGGCTGGGCGCTGGCGGCGGCGAAGAGGAGCACGCTATAGCTGCCGCCGGTCCCGCCCAGGGGGACGGACTGGGATGTGACGCCGCCCACGAAGGAAACCGGCCCGGACAGATCCAGGTACAGGAAGTCGGAACGGTTCTGGTTGCCCCAGTGCACAGTGATGGTCTGGGGGGCCAGGAAGCCAGGGGCCAGGAGGTCGGGCTGGATCGACAACCAGGGCGGCGGTAGGGTGGGCGTGGCGGTGGGGGTGGGGGTGCGGGTGGGTGTGGCGGTGGGCGGGCGCGGGGTGGCGGTGGGGGTGTTGGTCGGCGCCGGGGTGGCGGTGGGGGTGGCGGTGTTGGTCGGCGCCGGGGTGGCGGTGGGGGTGGCGGTGGGCGTGACGAAGGGCAGGAACAACCGGCCATAGCCAAAGGCGTTGTCGGGGCCGGGCACGCCCAGATCGACGGCGTTGCTGACCAGGAAATCGCGCACGAGATAGGCCGGCCAGCCGGGAAAGCGTTGCATGAGGATGGCCGCGGCCCCGCCCACATGCGGCGCAGCCGCCGAAGCGCCGAAGAAGCCCGTGCCGCCGCTCAGATAGGGGCGCTCGTTGCTCAGCCCAAAGGCGGCGGTGCTGACGCCATCGTAGGCCACCAGGTCGGGCTTGAGCCAGCCGGCCGTGGTCGGCCCCTGGCTGCTGAACACCTCAAGCAGGTAGGGTTCGGGCCAGAAGACGGCGCCCACGCTCAGGGCTTCGGCGGCGTCGGCCGGTTGGGTGATCGAGCCGGCCTGCGTGGGGCGCTCCAGCGGGGCCTGCGTGTTGAAAAGCTGCAAGATGCGCGCCTGGCCGCTGTAACGCTGAATGACGAAGTCGTAGGTCCCGGCGCTTGTGGCCTGGTAGCAGAACGCCTCGGTGGGCGGTTGGCTGCCTGTCTGCCCATTGGTGCTGCTGGCCACCACCGTCCCAGAGCGATAGAGGTAGAGGTCGTAGTCGTCGGACGTGACGGGCCAGCTATCCCAGTTGAGATAGCCGCAGAGGGTGGCGCCGGCGCTGAGAAAGACGCTGTTGGTCTGGTCGCCGGGCGCAAATTGGTGCAGGTTGTTGGGGCCAGGGTCGAACAGGCCGCGGTAGTGCATCTGCGCCTGGTTGCCGGCCGAATTCACCCAGAGGATGCCGCTCTGCCAGGCCAGACGCACCTGGTCAGCGATCACGCCCGTGCCATTGCCCGGCCCGGTGTTGAACCAGCTGACCGAATGGACGATGACGCGCACGCCCTGATTGCGGGCGTAGCCCACGGCCCCCGCCAATTCGACCTCGGTGCTGGCTGCCAGGAGGAAAAGCTGGACGCCCGGCGCCATGTCCTGAACGATCTCGGCCACGGCTGAACCGTGGCCAGTGGTCTCGAACTGGCCATCGGCCCGAAAGTTGACCGTGGTGACAGCGCGCAGTTCCCCGGTGCCAACCAGTCCCTGCCAGCCGGCAAACCCCAGGTCGATGACCGCCACCTTCACCCCGCTGCCATCCCAGCCCGACGCCTGCCAGGGGAAGACGCCGGCCCGAAAGACGCCCTCGCTCAACACATCGAGTTGGTGCGGGAAGGGCGGCCGCACCAGGCGGACGCCCGGCAGTGCGGCCACGGCCTCGACCTGCGACCGCGGGACGCGCAGCTGGTAGAACCCCGGCATCGTGGCTTCGACGCCCACGCCCGGCGGCAGGTCGGGCAGATGATCGGCCTCGACCACAACCCGCAGCTGGTCTGGCCCAGCCCACACACCCAGCGCCTGCGCCGCCGCCTTGTCCTGTGCGGTGAGGACGGGCGCCTGGGCCAGCTTGGCCAGGCTGCTATCGAGCCGGGGTGGGTGCGCCGGGCGGGCGGGGGGCTGCACTCCCTGCGCCAGGGCTGTTCCCGGCAGCAGGAACACGGAAGCGGCAAGAAGGATGAGAAGGAGACGTTTGAACATGCTTGGGGGGATGGCGTCGGGGTGGCGGTGAAAGTTGCCGGGGCCATGTCTCGTCGTCGAAACAGGGGTGGGGATGGCGGCGGGGCGGCGTCCCTCGCCATGACAGGTCAGGCGACGACGAAGCCGAGGCCGAGGGCGCCGGGGCCGGCATGGGCGCCCAGGGCGGGGCCGACCTCGGCCACCAGGATCGACGCCTGCGGCAGGCCGGTGAGGGTCGCCAGCGTCTCGGCGGTCTGTGCGGCCAGGTCATGCTGGCGGGTGTGGCCCACGGCGGCAACCACAATTGGCTGGCCTTGGGCGCGTTCGAGCAGCGACCCTGCGGCTTTGTGCATACTGCGGGCGGCGCCATCGAAACCAATGACGCCTTGTTCGATGTGGAGGATGGGTTTGATCGCGATCAGGGAGGACATGCGTTTGAGGGCGGCGATGATCGGCGCCAGGCGGCCGCCGCGCTGGACGGCTTCGATGGTGTCGAGGGCAAAGTACACCCGCATTCGCTCCCGCATAGACGCCAACGAGGCGAGAATGGTTGCCGGCGGCTGACCGGCCGCGGCCAGTTCACAGGCGTGCAACGTCAGCAGCCCCTCGCCCAACGAAACCGACCAGGAGTCGAAGACATGCACGCGGCCGCCGAAGTCAGCGGCGGCGATGACGGCGCTGTTGTGGGCGCCGCTGTGTTTGCTGGTGACGGTGATGGCGATGACCTGGCCAGCCCCGGCCAGCGTCTGCTCGAAAGCCTCGGCCCACGCCCCCACCGACGGGCCGGAAGTCTGCGGCGGTTGACTGATGTCGTAGCGATCCCAAAACTCGGCGCGGGTGGCCGGGGTATCCAGGAGTTCATCCGCGCCAAAGCGGGCGATGAGCGGCACCTGGCCGATGCGATGGCGTTCGAGCAGAGCGGCGGGCAGGTCGCAGCCGCTGTCGGCGACGATGGCAAGGGTGGTCATGGGCTGGGGGGCGCGCCGGGCGTCAGGGGGCGGGCGTCGCCTGGCGTTGGGGGCCGCTGAGGATCCACTGCTGATAGAGGGGCTGCGGGTCGATGCCGCCCACCTCTTGCACCACGGCCAGGAAATCGGCAGGGGTAGGCGTCTGGAAGCGGTAGCGTTCGATGAAAGTTTGCAACACCTTCAGATAGGCGTCGCGGCCCAAGGCCTGATAGAGGGCGTCGAAGAAGAGGGCGGACTTGGCGTAGACCAGGATCTCATAGTTGGCGCCATCGAAGGCGGTCACATCCTGGCCGACCGGCTCGTCGTAGCCGTTCTTGGCCGCCCACTCGACCGGAACCCGCCAGCGTAGGCCCCGCATCGTGTCGGCGGCTTCCTGACCATGGATGGTTTCGGCATAGAGCAGGCTGCTGTGCTCGGCCAGCCCCTCGTCCAACCAGGGATAGCGGTAGGGGTCCGAACCGACCAGCCCATACCACCATTGGTGCGAGACCTCATGGGCGACCAACACCTCCTGCGTTTCTTGCTGCTGGCGGTAGGTGTCCAGGCCGATGAAGTTGAGGCCGGGGAACTCCATGCCCAGATAGCGGGTGGGCGCCTCGACGATGTCCAGTTCGGTGAAGGGATAGGGAGCCAGCAGGCGGTTGTAGGCTCGCAAGGCGCCGGCGGCCTGGGCCAGGGCGGTGCGGCCAGCGGCAGCGTCGACGGGTAGGAAATAGCTGTTGACGCGGATGCCGTCCACATCCAGGCTTTCCCGCTGGAAATCCCGGCTGAGGGTGAAGGCGAACTCACGGGCGGGGCCGGCGGTCAGGATGTGCTGGACGGTGTTCGAGACCCCGGCCGTGCTCGTGATCTCGACGCCCGACGCCACCAGGGTGACGCCGCTGGGCACGGTGGCTGTGATCCAGAAGAAGGAAGGGTCGGCGATGGTGATGTCGCCATGGGGCGGGGGCACGTCGAGCCGCCAGGGTGAGGCCGGGTCGCGGGTCTGGGCGGCCAATAGGGGGTAGCTGTAGGGCAGGTTGAGGATGCCCTCGCTCTGGCCGAAGAGGACGTAGCCCGATTTTTCGGGCGCCTCCACCCAGTAATCGATCTTCAGTTCCAGGTCGGCGGCGGGCGATAGCAGTTGCGGCAGGGTGATACGGGCGGCGGTGTTGGCGATGTCGTAGGCAAATCCGGCCACAAGATGGTCGGGGAGCACCGAGACGCCGGTAATCTGCATGGTGCCTGCCAGTTGCGGCAGGTTGGGATAGAGCCGCACGAAGAGGTCGTTCAGAGGCCGGCCGCTGAGGTTGCGGAATCGCAGCGTCGCCGTTCCTTCGGCCCGGCGCTGGTCG
This DNA window, taken from Caldilineales bacterium, encodes the following:
- a CDS encoding S8 family serine peptidase, which gives rise to MFKRLLLILLAASVFLLPGTALAQGVQPPARPAHPPRLDSSLAKLAQAPVLTAQDKAAAQALGVWAGPDQLRVVVEADHLPDLPPGVGVEATMPGFYQLRVPRSQVEAVAALPGVRLVRPPFPHQLDVLSEGVFRAGVFPWQASGWDGSGVKVAVIDLGFAGWQGLVGTGELRAVTTVNFRADGQFETTGHGSAVAEIVQDMAPGVQLFLLAASTEVELAGAVGYARNQGVRVIVHSVSWFNTGPGNGTGVIADQVRLAWQSGILWVNSAGNQAQMHYRGLFDPGPNNLHQFAPGDQTNSVFLSAGATLCGYLNWDSWPVTSDDYDLYLYRSGTVVASSTNGQTGSQPPTEAFCYQATSAGTYDFVIQRYSGQARILQLFNTQAPLERPTQAGSITQPADAAEALSVGAVFWPEPYLLEVFSSQGPTTAGWLKPDLVAYDGVSTAAFGLSNERPYLSGGTGFFGASAAAPHVGGAAAILMQRFPGWPAYLVRDFLVSNAVDLGVPGPDNAFGYGRLFLPFVTPTATPTATPAPTNTATPTATPAPTNTPTATPRPPTATPTRTPTPTATPTLPPPWLSIQPDLLAPGFLAPQTITVHWGNQNRSDFLYLDLSGPVSFVGGVTSQSVPLGGTGGSYSVLLFAAASAQPGAAFSLTAATQANSIDRFGVVGRNLYLPMFWRSF
- a CDS encoding DegV family protein, which produces MTTLAIVADSGCDLPAALLERHRIGQVPLIARFGADELLDTPATRAEFWDRYDISQPPQTSGPSVGAWAEAFEQTLAGAGQVIAITVTSKHSGAHNSAVIAAADFGGRVHVFDSWSVSLGEGLLTLHACELAAAGQPPATILASLASMRERMRVYFALDTIEAVQRGGRLAPIIAALKRMSSLIAIKPILHIEQGVIGFDGAARSMHKAAGSLLERAQGQPIVVAAVGHTRQHDLAAQTAETLATLTGLPQASILVAEVGPALGAHAGPGALGLGFVVA
- a CDS encoding M1 family metallopeptidase, which encodes MNHRSRPLSLFLALLWLGLLAACARPAPPDPLAAYRPAFRSEALPTGFDFASTPRYDIELTIDPDQRRAEGTATLRFRNLSGRPLNDLFVRLYPNLPQLAGTMQITGVSVLPDHLVAGFAYDIANTAARITLPQLLSPAADLELKIDYWVEAPEKSGYVLFGQSEGILNLPYSYPLLAAQTRDPASPWRLDVPPPHGDITIADPSFFWITATVPSGVTLVASGVEITSTAGVSNTVQHILTAGPAREFAFTLSRDFQRESLDVDGIRVNSYFLPVDAAAGRTALAQAAGALRAYNRLLAPYPFTELDIVEAPTRYLGMEFPGLNFIGLDTYRQQQETQEVLVAHEVSHQWWYGLVGSDPYRYPWLDEGLAEHSSLLYAETIHGQEAADTMRGLRWRVPVEWAAKNGYDEPVGQDVTAFDGANYEILVYAKSALFFDALYQALGRDAYLKVLQTFIERYRFQTPTPADFLAVVQEVGGIDPQPLYQQWILSGPQRQATPAP